From Mumia sp. ZJ1417:
GTCTTCGCGCCAGCGCATCGCAATCCGCCAGTGCGAGTGTTACATTCCCGATGAGACCTGGCTCACATCCTCGCCAGAAGGAGACCGCGCATGTCGCTGACCACCGACGAGCAGCAGTCGCGCATCGCCGCCCAGCGTGAGGAGTCCGGCCAGCGGCTCCTGAGGTCGTCCGCCGCGCTGTCGTACGACCCCGTCGTCGACCTCGACTGGGACGCCCCGCTGCTCGACGACGCGTTCTTCGCGCCGCCGCACCGGATCACCCTGTACGGGACCGACCTGTGGGACTCGATGTCGCGCGCCCAGCGCATCGACCTGTCGCGCCTCGAGCTCGCGAGCATCGCCTCGATGGGCATCTGGTTCGAGACGCTGCTGATGCAGATGATGGTGCGGCGCCTCTACGACAACGACCCTCGTACGGCCCACGTCCAGTACGGGTTCACCGAGATCGGCGACGAGTGCCGCCACTCGGTGATGTTCGGCAAGCTCCTCTCGACGCTCGACGCGCCGTACTACCGGCCGGTGCGCTTCATGCACGAGGGCGGCCGCTTCCTCAAGGCCACGTCCAACGGCGCCACCTGCTTCGCCGCCGCGCTGTTCGTCGAGGAGGTGCTCGACCAGATGCAGCGCGAGGCGTTTGCCGACGAGTCGCTGCAGCCGCTCGTGCGCGGGGTCTCGCACGTCCATGTCGTCGAAGAAGCGCGGCACATGCGGTTCGCGCGCGAGGAGGCGGCCCTCGAGTACGAAGGTCAGGGCCGTGTCACCCGCGAGTGGTCCAAGCTCGCGATCGCCACGTCGGCGTTCCTCGCCTCGCGTGGCCTGGTCCACCCCCACGTCTATCGCGATGCCGGACTCGACATGCGGACGGCGGTGCGCGTGGCCCGCACCAACCCGTACGCGCGAGCGACCCGCACCTGGGCGGCCCGACGCGTACGCGCGACGCTGGAGGAGATCGGCATGATCACCGGCCCGAGCCGCCTGCTGTGGAAGCGCGCAGGCCTGCTCGACGCGGTTCCGGAGACGGCGTGAGCGACGCGGAGGAGCAGGACGAGGCCACGTACGTCGGGACGCTCGAGCTGGTCGCGGGAGACGAGGTCGTCGCCGCACGGGGGACGTTGTCCGGCGTGATGCAGCCGATCGACGGCGCGTACCACTGGACCGGGCGACTCGAGCCCGCCGACGCGCTCACCGCGCTCGCCACCAAGGTCGGGCGCAAGCCGATCGGCGTACGGGCGCCCGGCGGCACCGAGGTGACCGCACGGCTCGGAGAGCGCAACCCGTGGGGCGGCTACCGCGTCAGCGGGACCGGAGCGCCGCCCGTCCCGCTGACGCGGTGACCCTCAGAGCAGGTCGTGGCAGACGATCGCCTGGTCACGGCCGGGGCCCACACCGATGACGGACATGCGCGCGCCCGACAGCTCCTCGACGCGACGCACGTACGCCTGCGCGTTGGCCGGCAGCTCCTCGAACGTCCGTGCCCCCGAGATGTCCTCGGGCCAGCCCGGCAGCTCCTCGTACACGGGCACCGCGTGGTGGAAGTCGGACTGGTCGACCGGCATCTCGTCGTGACGCACGCCGTCGACGTCGTACGCGACGCAGACCGGGACGGTCTCCAGGCCGGTGAGCACGTCGAGCTTCGTGAGGACGAAGTCGGTGACGCCGTTGATCCGCGCGGCGTAGCGGGCGACGACGGAGTCGTACCAACCGCAGCGACGCGGCCGACCCGTCGTCGTGCCGAACTCGCCGCCCTGCTCGCGCAGGAAGTCGCCGGACGCGTCGAGCAGCTCGGTCGGGAACGGGCCCTCGCCCACACGCGTCGTGTAGGCCTTGACGATGCCGATGACCCGCTCGATGCGCGTCGGGGCGATACCCGAGCCGGTCGCCGCGCCCCCGGAGGTCGCCGACGACGACGTGACGAACGGGTACGTCCCGTGGTCGACGTCGAGCATCGTCGCCTGTCCCGCCTCGAGGAGCACCGTCTTGCCGTCGGCGATCGCGCGATCGAGCACCAAGGTGGTGTCGGTGACGTACGGCGCGAGCCGGTCGGCGTACCCCCGCAGCTCCTCGACGACCTCCTCGACCGTCACGGCGCGGCGGTTGTAGACCTTGGTGAGGATCTGGTTCTTCAGCTCCAGCGCACCCTCGACCTTCTGGGTGAGGATCTTCTCGTCGAAGAGGTCCTGCACGCGGATGCCCAGACGGTTCATCTTGTCGGCGTACGTCGGGCCGATGCCGCGCCCGGTCGTGCCGATCTTGCGCGAGCCGAGGAACCGCTCGGTGACCTTGTCGAGGACCTTGTTGTACTCGGGGATCACGTGCGCGCTCGCGCTGACCTGCAGGGCCGAGGTGTCGACGCCGCGCGCCTCGAGGCCGTCGATCTCTTCGAACAGCACGCCGATGTCGACGACGACGCCGTTGCCGATGACCGGGATGCAGCCCGGCGTGAGGATGCCGCTGGGCAGGAGGTGGAGGGCGTACTTCTCGCTGGTCCCGTCTTCCTGGGGGATCACGACCGTGTGTCCGGCGTTGTTGCCGCCGTTGAACTTGACGACATAGTCGACGCGGCTACCGAGCAGGTCGGTCGCCTTGCCCTTCCCCTCGTCTCCCCACTGGGCTCCGACGATCACGACTGCGGGCATGGACCTGCACCACCTGAGACATGCGACAAGCCCCGTGCGACGGGGCTCTTACGGTCAGAGTCTACCGGGCCGCGCCGACCGACGGCGCCCCCCGAGGTGGTAGACCGTCTCCATGACCTCCGCCCTCCTCATTGCGAACACCTCCGCAGGCAGTGCCGACGACGACGTGCTCGACGAGGTGGTCGCTGTGCTGCGCTCCCGATGGGACGTCGAGGTCGCCCGCACGGCCGAACCGGACGAGCTGCGTGACGTGCTCGCCTCCCTCGCCGATACCGACGTGGTGGTCGCGGCCGGCGGCGACGGTTCGTGGCACGCGGTGGTGCAGGCGCTGCACTCCCTCGGCCGGCTCCCCAAGCAGGTCGTTGCGCTGGTCCCGATGGGCACCGGCAACGACTTCGCGCGCACGCTCGGGCTCCCCGACGATCCTGTCGACGCGGCCCGCGGGCTGCTCGACGCCGAGCCCCAGCCGCTCGACCTCGCCGTAGACGAGGACGGCGCCGTCGTCGTGAACGCCGTCCACGTCGGCGTCGGCGCGCTCGCCGGCGAGGAGGCTGGCCCGTGGAAACGTCGGCTCGGGCCGCTCGGCTATGCGGTGGGCGCCGTCAAGGCAGGTCTGGTCGGGGCGCCCGAACGGCTGCGGGTCGTGGTCGATGGGCGGCTCGTCGACCACGGTGACGACGTCGTCCAGGCCGCGGTCGGGATCGGCCGGTACGTCGGCGGCGGCGCACCGCTGCTCCCCGACGCCGATCCGAGCGACGGGCTGCTCGACATCACGATCTCCCACGCGGACGCCCTGCCACGACGGCTCGCGTACGGGCTGCGCCTCTTGCGGGGCCGGCACACCGAGCGCGACGACGTCGTGTCCGTACGGGGCCGCGAGGTCACCATCTCCGGCGACGCCATGACCTGGAACGCCGACGGCGAGGTCAGCGACGGCATGCGGACGCGGACCTGGCGGATCGAGCAGGCTGGCTACCGCATGCTCGTCTCGGGCCCCGACAAGCCCACCCAGGACGAGTGAAACTCGGTCTTACAGGACATATTGCGGAGTGACCCCATCCGGGTCACAATGGGGTGAGTGGCAGTGGCCGCGACGGAGTCTACCGGGGGATGGCTCCAGTCCGCGGCCACTGTTACGCCTTTCAGGACAGGCTATTCGGCCCCTGCGCGACCGCCCAGGACGAGCACGTCGTACGCCTCCTGGCTCGACTCCCGAAGGAACTCCCGGCAGCGGTGCGCCTCGTCGAGATCGCCGATACGCTCCGAGGCTTCGGCCAGATCGGCCAGCGCCCGCAGGAAGCCCTGGTTGCCGGGGTGCGACCACGGGACCGGGCCGTGACCCTTCCAGCCGCTGCGGCGCAGCGCGTCGAGCCCACGGTGGTAGCCCGTACGGGCGAACGCGTACGCCGTGACGTCGTCGTCGGCCGCGAGCGCCTCGTCCGCGCACAGCGCCCACGCCAGGCTGGACGCCGGGTAGGCCCGCGCGACGTCCTGCGGCGAGCCGTCGGCTCCCGCCGCCGGGTCGTCGGGAAGCAGGGTCTCGGTCGGTTCTCCGAGCAGGTTGGACATGTCCGCCGCCTCAGCCGAGCTTCGTGCCGGTCGAGGACAGGTGCTGGCAGGCCTCGACGACACGCGCCGCCATGCCGGCCTCGGCCGCCTTGCCCCACGAGCGGGGGTCGTACTTCTTCTTGTCGCCGACCTCGCCGTCGACCTTGAGCACGCCGTCGTAGTTGCGGAACATGTGGTCGGCCGCCGGGCGCGTGAAGGCGTACTGGGTGTCGGTGTCGATGTTCATCTTGATGACGCCGTACGAGACCGCCTCGGCGATCTCCTCCGCCGTCGAGCCGGAGCCGCCGTGGAAGACGAAGTCGAACGCGCGCGCGATGCCGTACTTCTCCTGGACCGCCTTCTGGGCGGCGTCGAGGACGGCGGGCCGCAGCTTGACGTTGCCCGGCTTGTAGACGCCGTGGACGTTGCCGAAGGTGAGCGCCGTGAGATAGCGGCCCTTCTCACCCGTGCCGAGCGCGGCGACGGTGGCGAGCGCGTCCCCCGGAGTCGTGTAGAGCTTGTCGTCGATCGCGCCGACGATGCCGTCTTCCTCGCCGCCGACGACACCGACCTCGATCTCGAGGATGACGTTGGCCGCGGCGCACGCGGCGAGCAGCTCCTCGGCGATCTGGAGGTTCTCGTCGAGCGGCACGGCCGAGCCGTCCCACATGTGCGACTGGAAGTAGGGCAGACCGCTCTGCTTCACGCGCTCGGTGGACGCGGCGAGCAGCGGACGGACGAAGCCGTCGAGCTTGTTCTCGGGGCAGTGGTCGGTGTGGAGCGCGACGTTCACCGGGTACTTCTTGGCGACCTCGTGCGCGTACGCGGCGAACGCCAACGAGCCGGTGACCATGTCCTTGACGGTCGGCCCGGAGAGGTACTCGGCGCCGCCGGTCGAGACCTGGATGATGCCGTCGCTCTCGGCCTCGGCGAATCCGGCGAGCGCGGCGTTGAGCGTCTGGGACGAGCTGACGTTGATCGCGGGGTAGGCGAACGCGTCGCGCTTCGCCTTGTCGAGCATCTCGGCGTAGACCTCGGGCGTTGCGACGGGCATGGATGACTCCTCATCGAGCTCGGCTGTGCAGTTCGTGGGGCGGTGAGTTCATGACCCACGCAGTGGGGCCATTATCGCAGGGGCGCGCCGAGCGTCGACACCGCGGCGCGTGCGGCCTGCTGGACGGGGTCCCAGACCGAGGCGAACGGCGGCGCGTAGCCGAGATCAGTCATCATCAGGTCGTCGACGGTCATCTCGTTCCACAGGGCGAGCGCGAACGAGTCGATCCGCAGGGCCGCTCCCTCTCGCCCGACGATCTGGGCGCCCAGGAGCCGCCGGCTCGGACGGTCGGCGACGACCTTGACCGTCAGCGGGCGGGCGTTCGGCATGTATCCGGCGCTCGTCGTCGCCTCGATCGTGACCGCGACGGGCGTGAAGCCCGCGTCGGAGGCGTCCTGCTCCCCCAGCCCCGTACGCGCGATCTCGAGCGTGACGACCTTCGTCATGGCGGTGCCGACGACGCCCGGGAAGGTGACGTCGGACCCGGCGAGATTGCGGCCGGCGACCCACCCCTGCTTGTTGGCGTGCGTGCCGAGCGGGACGTAGACCTGGCGCCCGCTCACCCGGTGGCGCGACTCGACGCAGTCGCCGGCGGCCCAGACGTGCCGGTCGGCGTCGAGCATCCCGCGGGCGTCGACAGGCAGCGCGCTCTTGACCCCGGTCGGCAGACCCGCGCCCGCGGCGAGCTCCGTCCGGGCCCGTACTCCGGCGCCGAGGATCACGAGATCGGTCTCGATCGTGCCGTGGTCGGTCACCACCGCCCGTACGCGGCCGTCGACGTCGGACTCGAAGCCCGTCACCGTGACGGGCGCGCGGACGTCGATGCCGTCCGTGCGCATCTCGGTCGCGATCTGCGCGCCGAGCTCGGCGTCGATCGTCGGCATCGGGGTCGGGTGGCTGCCGACGACGACGGTCTCGAGGCCGCGACGCACGCATGCCTCGGCCATCTCGACGCCGATGTATCCGGCGCCCACGATGACGACGTGCTTCGGGTCCTTCTCGAGCGCGTCGAGCACGCGGCGGCCGTCGGCAAGCGTCTGCACCCCATGGATGCCGTCGGCGTCGACGCCCGGGACGTCGGGGCGTACGGGCTCGGCGCCGGTGGCGATCAGGAGCTCGTCGTACGCGAACGTCTCCGTACCCTCAGGCGTCCGCGCGACGACCTTGCCGGCATCGAGGTCGAGCTCGATCGCCGTCGTCTCCGTACGGACGTCGATGCCGTTGGCGCGGTGCTGCTCGGGCGTACGGGCGACGAGGTCGTCGAGCGTGGCGACGTCGCCGGCGACCCAGTACGGGATGCCGCACGCGGAGTACGACGTCCAGGGCTGGCGCTCGAGGACGACGACGTCGAGCGCGTCTTTGAGCGCGCGCTTCGCGGTGGACGCCGCTGACATCCCGGCGGCGTCACCTCCGACCACGACAAGTCTGCGGGGCATGGGTCGAGCCTAGGCGTCGCCGGCGGTGAGCCCTCGTTGGAAGGCTGGTGGTTGCGGTGCTCGCTGCCGGAATGTCCGGTCAGGACCTTCTGCCAGGACAGATCCCGAGCTGTCGCGCCAAGCGTCCCGCCGGCCAGCCGGCCAGCCGCCCGAGCAGAGCAGCTGCCGCGAAGCGGGGATCCCAGTCGTGGTCCGCCAGCTCCTGGGCGCCCTCGCTGTAGAGCCGGTCAACGTTGGGGCCGTGCGAGGCCGCAACGACGAGCGCGGAGGTCGCCGGCATCTCTGGGATCGCGCCGGTGGCGATCGCGCCACGCGATCAGTTTGAGGACGACCTGCGCCTCCAGGGTCGGGACGGCGATTCGTCCTGCGTGACGCAGCCGCACGACGTCTGCGTTCGCATAGGCCTCAGTGAAGCCCAGCACTGTCATCACGTAGTCATTGGCCCACCCGATGGTGCGGTCCGCACGCTCGACCGCTCTCCCTGCGGAGGTCGCTCGACTCCAGCCGCGAGGTCTCTTGACGGTTCATGCGTTCGGAATAGCCCATTGTTCATGGTTTCTGAACAGACTTGAATCCTGAACAGACCTGAACGCTCAGCCCGAGATCTCCGCGTGCTGCAGGACCCAGGAGTGCATCGCGACGGCGGCCGCGGCGCCGACGTTGATCGAGCGCGTTGAGCCGAACTGCGTGATCTCCAGCACGGCATCGGCCGCCGCGAGCATCTCCTCCGACAGCCCTGGCCCTTCCTGGCCGAACACCAGGGCGCATGCGCGCGGCAGCACGGCGCGCTCGATCGGGCGCGACCGCTCCACGTTGTCGATCGCGACCAGCGGCAGCCCTTCCGTACGGGCCCATGCCACGAAGTCCTCGACCGTCGGATGGTGGCGCACGTGCTGATAGCGGTCCGTCACCATCGCGCCCCGACGGTTCCAGCGACGTCGCCCCACGACGTGCACCTCCGCGGCAAGGAAGGCGTTGGCGGTACGGACAATCGAGCCGATGTTGTGGTCGTGCTGCCAGTTCTCGACGACGACGTGGAACGGGTGCCGGCGCGTGTCGAGGTCGGCGACGATCGCCTCAACCGTCCAGTAACGATAGGCGTCGACCACGTTGCGCCGGTCGCCGTCACGCAGCAGCTCGACGTCGAACCGCGGATCGTCGGGCCACTCCCCCTCCCAGGGGCCGACTCCGACCTCGGTCTCGTGCGCCTCGTCACCGTCCACGGGGCGAGCGTACGGGTCTCGACAGAGCTCGACCGGCGGGAGGCGGGCTCGACCGGCGGGAGGCGGGCTCGACCGGCGGGAGGTCTCGACAGGCTCGACCGGCGCAGGCCAGTGCTCGACCAGCGGAGGACCGGCGAGCCGGACCGCGGGCGCTTGCCCACGCGGCGTACGCTCGTCCCGCTATGTCTGGACTCCCCGGACCGGCAGGCAACGTCCGACCGGTCGTGATTGCACACCGCGGCGCCTCCGGCTATCGCCCGGAGCACACGCTCGCGTCGTACCTCCTCAGCGTCGCGCTCGGCGCCGACGTCATCGAGCCCGACCTCGTCAGCACCGCCGACGGCGTCCTGGTCGCCCGCCACGAAAACGAGATCGGCGGCACCACCGACGTCGCCGCCCACCCCGAGTTCGCCGGCCGCCGGACCACCAGGCGCGTCGACGGCCGCGAGGTGACCGGCTGGTTCACCGAGGACTTCACGCTCGCCGAGCTCAAGACGCTGCGCGCCCGCGAACGGATCCCGCAACTGCGCCCGAGCAACACCTCGTACGACGGCTGGTACGAGGTGCCGACACTCGACGAGATCCTCGGGCTCGCCGAGATGGCGTCGTACCAGTTCGGGCGACGCGTCGGCGTCGTGCCCGAGCTCAAGACGTCCACGTACTTCCGCGAGCGCGACCTGCCGCTCGAAGAGCCGCTCCTGCGGGCCGTGCGCGAATGGGGACTCGACGCCGCCGACTCCGGGTTCGCCGTGCAGTCGTTCGAGGTCGCGAACCTTCAGCGGCTGGCCGCGGACTCGCGGCTGCGACTCGTCCAGCTGGTCGAGCCGGTGGGTGCCCCGTACGACCGTGTGCGCGCGGGCGACCCGCTTACGTACGCCGAGATGGTGCGCCCCACGGGTCTGGCGCGGGTCGCCGAGTACGCGCACGTGCTCGGCGCGCCGAAAGACCTGCTGCTCCCCCGGACGCCGGCAGGCGAGCTCGGGTCACCCAGCGGCCTCACCGGCGACGCACACGCGGCCGGCCTCGAGGTGTACGTCTGGACGGTCCGGCGCGAGAACGCCTTCCTACCCGTCGACCTGCGCTCCAGCGAGATCGGCGGCGACGCCGGAGACGTACGCCGGGAGCTCGACGCGCTGCTCGCGCTCGGCGTGGACGGGATGTTCGCCGACCAGCCGGACGTCGCCGTCGAGGCCGTCGCGGCGCGGGTGGCGCGCTACAGCCCGAGGTCGGTCTTCGAGATCGCGAAGCGGTAGTCGAGGCCCTCGGCGCGCACGCGGTCGGCCGCGTCGGTCTCGCGGTCCACGATCACGGCGACGGCGACGACCTCCGCACCGGCCTCGCG
This genomic window contains:
- a CDS encoding diiron oxygenase — protein: MSLTTDEQQSRIAAQREESGQRLLRSSAALSYDPVVDLDWDAPLLDDAFFAPPHRITLYGTDLWDSMSRAQRIDLSRLELASIASMGIWFETLLMQMMVRRLYDNDPRTAHVQYGFTEIGDECRHSVMFGKLLSTLDAPYYRPVRFMHEGGRFLKATSNGATCFAAALFVEEVLDQMQREAFADESLQPLVRGVSHVHVVEEARHMRFAREEAALEYEGQGRVTREWSKLAIATSAFLASRGLVHPHVYRDAGLDMRTAVRVARTNPYARATRTWAARRVRATLEEIGMITGPSRLLWKRAGLLDAVPETA
- a CDS encoding DUF4873 domain-containing protein; this translates as MSDAEEQDEATYVGTLELVAGDEVVAARGTLSGVMQPIDGAYHWTGRLEPADALTALATKVGRKPIGVRAPGGTEVTARLGERNPWGGYRVSGTGAPPVPLTR
- a CDS encoding adenylosuccinate synthase, translating into MPAVVIVGAQWGDEGKGKATDLLGSRVDYVVKFNGGNNAGHTVVIPQEDGTSEKYALHLLPSGILTPGCIPVIGNGVVVDIGVLFEEIDGLEARGVDTSALQVSASAHVIPEYNKVLDKVTERFLGSRKIGTTGRGIGPTYADKMNRLGIRVQDLFDEKILTQKVEGALELKNQILTKVYNRRAVTVEEVVEELRGYADRLAPYVTDTTLVLDRAIADGKTVLLEAGQATMLDVDHGTYPFVTSSSATSGGAATGSGIAPTRIERVIGIVKAYTTRVGEGPFPTELLDASGDFLREQGGEFGTTTGRPRRCGWYDSVVARYAARINGVTDFVLTKLDVLTGLETVPVCVAYDVDGVRHDEMPVDQSDFHHAVPVYEELPGWPEDISGARTFEELPANAQAYVRRVEELSGARMSVIGVGPGRDQAIVCHDLL
- a CDS encoding diacylglycerol kinase family protein — its product is MTSALLIANTSAGSADDDVLDEVVAVLRSRWDVEVARTAEPDELRDVLASLADTDVVVAAGGDGSWHAVVQALHSLGRLPKQVVALVPMGTGNDFARTLGLPDDPVDAARGLLDAEPQPLDLAVDEDGAVVVNAVHVGVGALAGEEAGPWKRRLGPLGYAVGAVKAGLVGAPERLRVVVDGRLVDHGDDVVQAAVGIGRYVGGGAPLLPDADPSDGLLDITISHADALPRRLAYGLRLLRGRHTERDDVVSVRGREVTISGDAMTWNADGEVSDGMRTRTWRIEQAGYRMLVSGPDKPTQDE
- a CDS encoding DUF3151 domain-containing protein, encoding MSNLLGEPTETLLPDDPAAGADGSPQDVARAYPASSLAWALCADEALAADDDVTAYAFARTGYHRGLDALRRSGWKGHGPVPWSHPGNQGFLRALADLAEASERIGDLDEAHRCREFLRESSQEAYDVLVLGGRAGAE
- the fbaA gene encoding class II fructose-bisphosphate aldolase, encoding MPVATPEVYAEMLDKAKRDAFAYPAINVSSSQTLNAALAGFAEAESDGIIQVSTGGAEYLSGPTVKDMVTGSLAFAAYAHEVAKKYPVNVALHTDHCPENKLDGFVRPLLAASTERVKQSGLPYFQSHMWDGSAVPLDENLQIAEELLAACAAANVILEIEVGVVGGEEDGIVGAIDDKLYTTPGDALATVAALGTGEKGRYLTALTFGNVHGVYKPGNVKLRPAVLDAAQKAVQEKYGIARAFDFVFHGGSGSTAEEIAEAVSYGVIKMNIDTDTQYAFTRPAADHMFRNYDGVLKVDGEVGDKKKYDPRSWGKAAEAGMAARVVEACQHLSSTGTKLG
- a CDS encoding FAD-dependent oxidoreductase — translated: MPRRLVVVGGDAAGMSAASTAKRALKDALDVVVLERQPWTSYSACGIPYWVAGDVATLDDLVARTPEQHRANGIDVRTETTAIELDLDAGKVVARTPEGTETFAYDELLIATGAEPVRPDVPGVDADGIHGVQTLADGRRVLDALEKDPKHVVIVGAGYIGVEMAEACVRRGLETVVVGSHPTPMPTIDAELGAQIATEMRTDGIDVRAPVTVTGFESDVDGRVRAVVTDHGTIETDLVILGAGVRARTELAAGAGLPTGVKSALPVDARGMLDADRHVWAAGDCVESRHRVSGRQVYVPLGTHANKQGWVAGRNLAGSDVTFPGVVGTAMTKVVTLEIARTGLGEQDASDAGFTPVAVTIEATTSAGYMPNARPLTVKVVADRPSRRLLGAQIVGREGAALRIDSFALALWNEMTVDDLMMTDLGYAPPFASVWDPVQQAARAAVSTLGAPLR
- a CDS encoding RNA methyltransferase; this translates as MDGDEAHETEVGVGPWEGEWPDDPRFDVELLRDGDRRNVVDAYRYWTVEAIVADLDTRRHPFHVVVENWQHDHNIGSIVRTANAFLAAEVHVVGRRRWNRRGAMVTDRYQHVRHHPTVEDFVAWARTEGLPLVAIDNVERSRPIERAVLPRACALVFGQEGPGLSEEMLAAADAVLEITQFGSTRSINVGAAAAVAMHSWVLQHAEISG
- a CDS encoding glycerophosphodiester phosphodiesterase gives rise to the protein MSGLPGPAGNVRPVVIAHRGASGYRPEHTLASYLLSVALGADVIEPDLVSTADGVLVARHENEIGGTTDVAAHPEFAGRRTTRRVDGREVTGWFTEDFTLAELKTLRARERIPQLRPSNTSYDGWYEVPTLDEILGLAEMASYQFGRRVGVVPELKTSTYFRERDLPLEEPLLRAVREWGLDAADSGFAVQSFEVANLQRLAADSRLRLVQLVEPVGAPYDRVRAGDPLTYAEMVRPTGLARVAEYAHVLGAPKDLLLPRTPAGELGSPSGLTGDAHAAGLEVYVWTVRRENAFLPVDLRSSEIGGDAGDVRRELDALLALGVDGMFADQPDVAVEAVAARVARYSPRSVFEIAKR